In a single window of the Candidatus Methylomirabilota bacterium genome:
- a CDS encoding energy transducer TonB, whose product MSRPRRLATLVASLALHAAALLAVVLFVTRESELGALYIDLTRGADTEGGGAIAAGGGAPSAAAGGAPRAVARTARASGALEALAPRHAPPVALEPSPPRASATEPAGNGAVPGAPGGAGAVAAGSGVTSAGAGAPGGVGVRGRGIGTAPDVSRGLALAGPGTGGGAPGAEYGSYLTRLRERIQEALRYPPAARRRGLQGTVALEIVIRPDGTFGLVGLADSSSHALLDAAALETVRRLAPEPFPPGVPPRHLRVRLPVVFTLE is encoded by the coding sequence ATGAGCCGGCCCAGACGGCTCGCGACGCTCGTGGCCTCGCTGGCGCTCCACGCGGCCGCCCTCCTCGCCGTGGTCCTGTTCGTCACGCGGGAGTCGGAGCTCGGCGCGCTCTACATCGATCTCACGCGCGGGGCGGACACTGAGGGGGGCGGGGCGATCGCGGCCGGCGGTGGCGCGCCCTCGGCGGCCGCCGGCGGCGCCCCGCGTGCCGTCGCGCGGACGGCGCGCGCGTCAGGCGCCCTCGAAGCTCTAGCGCCTCGCCACGCTCCGCCGGTGGCGCTCGAGCCATCGCCGCCGCGGGCGAGCGCCACCGAGCCCGCGGGCAATGGCGCGGTGCCCGGCGCCCCGGGAGGCGCCGGAGCTGTCGCGGCCGGCAGCGGCGTCACGTCGGCGGGCGCCGGCGCCCCCGGCGGAGTCGGCGTGCGCGGCCGCGGGATCGGCACGGCGCCCGACGTGAGCCGCGGCCTGGCGCTCGCCGGCCCGGGCACCGGCGGCGGTGCGCCGGGGGCCGAGTACGGCTCGTACCTCACGCGGCTCCGCGAGCGCATCCAGGAAGCGCTCCGATATCCGCCCGCCGCGCGGCGGCGCGGGCTCCAGGGCACGGTTGCGCTCGAGATCGTCATCCGCCCCGACGGCACGTTCGGTCTGGTCGGCCTCGCGGACTCCTCCTCTCACGCGCTCCTCGACGCGGCGGCGCTCGAGACGGTGCGGCGCCTCGCCCCGGAGCCGTTCCCGCCCGGCGTGCCGCCGCGCCACCTGCGCGTCCGCCTGCCGGTGGTGTTCACGCTCGAGTGA
- a CDS encoding adenosylcobinamide amidohydrolase, producing MDGVEVAVDREAVVVTARAALTAVSSALVGGGLGAARAIVNLHVPKDVEPHDVEARLAAFAARRGVPAPWIGLLTSAWTEKAEVAEAAGHGLGVLAVVTVGLSNRVAAGVHPAAVWASSTINAIVVVDAAAEPAALVNAVMTVTEVKTALLVASGVRCADGTPASGTSTDAVVVAATGRGRLCRFGGPVSELGSVIARAARAALTVGVERWLAEHP from the coding sequence ATGGACGGCGTCGAGGTCGCCGTCGACCGGGAGGCCGTCGTGGTGACGGCGCGCGCGGCGCTCACCGCCGTCTCCTCGGCGCTGGTCGGCGGCGGCCTCGGCGCGGCGCGGGCGATCGTGAATCTCCACGTGCCGAAGGACGTCGAGCCCCACGACGTCGAGGCGCGGCTCGCCGCATTCGCGGCGCGCCGGGGCGTGCCCGCGCCGTGGATCGGGCTCCTCACGTCGGCGTGGACCGAGAAGGCCGAGGTCGCGGAGGCAGCCGGTCACGGCCTGGGCGTGCTCGCCGTCGTCACCGTGGGGCTCAGCAACCGCGTCGCCGCCGGCGTCCACCCGGCCGCGGTCTGGGCGTCCTCGACGATCAACGCGATCGTCGTCGTCGACGCGGCAGCCGAGCCCGCCGCGCTGGTCAACGCCGTCATGACGGTGACCGAGGTGAAGACGGCGCTCCTCGTCGCGTCGGGCGTGCGCTGCGCGGACGGCACGCCGGCCAGCGGCACCTCGACCGACGCCGTCGTCGTCGCGGCGACCGGCCGCGGGCGGCTGTGCCGCTTCGGCGGCCCCGTGAGCGAGCTCGGCTCCGTGATCGCGCGCGCCGCGCGCGCGGCGCTCACCGTCGGCGTCGAGCGCTGGCTCGCCGAGCATCCATGA
- a CDS encoding TonB-dependent receptor, protein MRWRLLMAWVAALAASATVGTAAAQETKKLEPVVVTATKTEARVGELGMSVTVVTEDDFKTYHYPSVDEALRNVPGVEIRRSGSFGKTTGITIRGANTKQVQVLVDGVRVKSPTLGEVDLSDLSPDMIERIEIIRGAQSTLYGADAIGGVINIITKKGKGPFSGYFSQEAGNYDTYATRSGFSGAWGPFDYALGASHMESNGHFKNDDSDQNALNLRLGVSLPYRSSIGFTLRYNRTETGLPVKFVSTNFGPLPIDPVIDNNNRNISETYVMTLAGKTRPLQWWETELRLGKYNNTNTFIDLPDRADECPFPPCEFPSRIKVERREAEWLNRFFMGSWSTSTFGLELRGEEGHLRPGAPGSPTTPFDAHSHTTAGFFEEQLRFWERLFLSAGVRVEDNSIFGRNTTERGSLAYVVKEWGTRIRGGAGSGFRAPTFNEQFFPGFSDPTLKPEVSFSWDAGADQRLWADRVRLGLTYFKTDFENLIGLVSIATPPFVKGVNSGKARAQGIEFTSETDLLDNLVASVNYTYTNSLVLATRHPIPREPDNRWNIGLTWEPVKRLSLFTQVHVVTRQFDAGGGGVYNTGHTRVDVGGTYRLVDRYGYLQSLDLTARIQNLLNERYSEVRGFPALGLTALAGLRAAF, encoded by the coding sequence ATGCGATGGAGGCTTCTGATGGCGTGGGTGGCGGCGCTGGCGGCGTCGGCGACGGTCGGGACGGCGGCAGCCCAGGAGACGAAGAAGCTCGAGCCCGTGGTGGTGACGGCGACGAAGACGGAGGCGCGGGTCGGCGAGCTCGGCATGAGCGTGACGGTCGTGACCGAAGACGACTTCAAGACCTATCACTATCCGAGCGTGGACGAGGCGCTGCGCAACGTGCCGGGTGTCGAGATCCGGCGCTCCGGCAGCTTCGGCAAGACGACGGGCATCACGATCCGCGGCGCGAACACGAAACAGGTCCAGGTCCTGGTGGACGGCGTCCGTGTGAAGAGCCCGACGCTCGGCGAGGTGGACCTCTCCGACCTCTCGCCCGACATGATCGAGCGCATCGAGATCATCCGCGGCGCGCAGTCGACGCTCTACGGCGCCGACGCGATCGGGGGCGTGATCAACATCATCACCAAGAAGGGGAAGGGCCCCTTCTCCGGGTACTTTTCGCAGGAAGCCGGCAACTACGACACCTACGCGACCCGCTCCGGGTTCTCCGGCGCCTGGGGCCCCTTCGATTACGCGCTCGGCGCCTCGCACATGGAGTCGAACGGCCATTTCAAGAACGACGACTCGGACCAGAACGCGCTGAACCTCCGGCTCGGCGTCTCGCTCCCGTACCGGAGCTCGATCGGCTTCACGCTGCGCTACAACCGCACGGAGACGGGGCTCCCCGTGAAGTTCGTCTCCACGAACTTCGGCCCGCTGCCGATCGACCCGGTCATCGACAACAACAACCGGAACATCAGCGAGACGTACGTGATGACGCTCGCCGGCAAGACGCGGCCACTCCAGTGGTGGGAGACCGAGCTGCGCCTCGGGAAGTACAACAACACGAACACGTTCATCGACCTCCCCGACCGGGCGGACGAGTGCCCGTTCCCGCCGTGCGAGTTCCCGTCGCGGATCAAGGTGGAGCGGCGGGAGGCGGAGTGGCTCAACCGCTTCTTCATGGGGTCGTGGTCCACGAGCACCTTCGGCCTCGAGCTCCGGGGCGAAGAAGGGCACCTGCGGCCGGGCGCTCCCGGCTCGCCGACCACGCCCTTCGACGCGCACAGCCACACGACGGCGGGCTTCTTCGAGGAGCAGCTCCGGTTCTGGGAGCGGCTCTTCTTGTCGGCGGGCGTCCGCGTGGAGGACAATAGCATCTTCGGCCGCAACACCACCGAGCGCGGCTCGCTCGCGTACGTGGTGAAGGAGTGGGGGACCCGCATCCGCGGCGGCGCGGGCTCGGGCTTCCGCGCGCCGACCTTCAACGAGCAGTTCTTCCCCGGCTTCTCCGACCCGACGCTCAAGCCTGAGGTGAGCTTCTCCTGGGACGCCGGCGCCGACCAGCGCCTCTGGGCCGACCGGGTGCGCCTGGGCCTGACCTACTTCAAGACCGATTTCGAGAATCTGATCGGCCTGGTCTCGATCGCGACGCCGCCGTTCGTCAAGGGCGTCAACTCGGGTAAGGCGCGCGCCCAGGGAATCGAGTTCACGTCGGAGACGGACCTGCTCGACAACCTCGTGGCCTCGGTCAACTACACCTACACGAACAGTCTGGTGCTCGCGACGCGCCACCCGATCCCGCGGGAGCCCGACAACCGCTGGAATATCGGCCTCACGTGGGAGCCCGTCAAGCGCCTCTCGCTCTTCACGCAGGTGCACGTCGTCACCCGGCAGTTCGACGCCGGCGGGGGCGGGGTGTACAACACCGGCCACACCCGCGTCGACGTCGGGGGCACCTACCGGCTCGTCGACCGCTACGGTTATCTGCAATCGCTCGACCTGACCGCGCGCATCCAGAACCTCCTGAACGAGCGGTACTCGGAGGTGCGCGGCTTCCCCGCGCTCGGCCTGACCGCGCTCGCCGGGCTCCGGGCCGCGTTCTGA
- a CDS encoding ABC transporter ATP-binding protein, translating to MRPPLVELRGVGFAYPAAGERRARPFRLADLAFEIGEGEIVGVIGPNSAGKTTLIRLLTRVLEPAAGAIVFEGRPLRRWGRDALARRVAVVPQGVPREFPFTVEELVLMGRYPHAPGRYFEDPADRAIARAAMEATGVADLAAQRLESLSGGERQRAVVARALAQEPRLLVLDEPTAHLDLRYQAESAAMLRRLNRERGVTILLVSHDLNLAAEVCDRLLLMAEGRQVAVGPPEAVLHEALLGSAFGCEVTVDKHPTTRRPVVQLTWRVDTPGVGRGDTATTKGGRARAASSE from the coding sequence GTGAGGCCGCCGCTCGTCGAGCTCCGCGGGGTCGGCTTCGCGTATCCCGCCGCGGGCGAGCGGCGGGCGCGCCCGTTCAGGCTCGCCGACCTCGCGTTCGAGATCGGCGAGGGCGAGATCGTCGGCGTGATCGGCCCGAACAGCGCCGGCAAGACCACGCTGATCCGCCTCCTCACGCGGGTGCTCGAGCCCGCCGCGGGCGCGATCGTCTTCGAGGGGCGCCCGCTCCGGCGCTGGGGACGGGACGCGCTGGCGCGGCGGGTCGCCGTGGTGCCCCAGGGCGTGCCGCGAGAGTTCCCGTTCACGGTCGAGGAGCTCGTCCTGATGGGGCGCTATCCGCACGCGCCGGGCCGCTACTTCGAGGACCCGGCCGACCGCGCGATCGCCCGCGCCGCGATGGAGGCGACGGGCGTCGCCGACCTCGCGGCGCAACGGCTCGAGAGCCTCAGCGGCGGCGAGCGCCAGCGCGCGGTCGTGGCCCGGGCGCTCGCCCAGGAGCCGCGGCTCCTCGTGCTGGACGAGCCGACGGCTCACCTCGACCTTCGCTATCAGGCGGAGTCGGCGGCGATGCTACGGCGGCTCAACCGCGAGCGCGGCGTCACCATCCTGCTCGTCTCTCACGACCTGAACCTCGCGGCCGAGGTGTGCGACCGGCTCCTGCTCATGGCCGAGGGCCGCCAGGTCGCCGTCGGCCCGCCCGAGGCGGTGCTGCACGAGGCGCTCCTCGGGTCGGCGTTCGGCTGCGAGGTGACGGTGGACAAGCACCCGACGACGCGCCGCCCGGTCGTTCAGCTCACGTGGCGGGTCGACACACCGGGCGTCGGGCGAGGCGACACCGCGACGACGAAAGGAGGACGAGCCAGAGCAGCTTCGAGCGAGTGA
- a CDS encoding iron ABC transporter permease, with amino-acid sequence MSQRGRLLVLLGALVAALALAGAVALFLGSAGLPPRAVLAAVTGRAPAASVESVVTLSIRLPRIAVAILAGGALAVAGVAFQALTRNPLAEPSVLGVSGGAAFGVVIGQSVGLGPGLLQAAGLTAFAFAGALAAAGAVYLIAAAGRGLQIQTLLLAGVIVGIFFSAAITVVVSLLDVNRLGGVIHWLLGNLAPIPPRPLALFAALAAVGFGLVLARARELNLLALGEESARQLGVDAERLKLVIFVAAALLTASVVAFAGPIGFVGLVVPHALRMLVGPDNRLLVPASLVGGGVFLLAADTVARNIVTPAELSVGVITSLCGAPVFVWLLRTRYRGSV; translated from the coding sequence GTGAGCCAGCGCGGCCGGCTCCTCGTGCTCCTCGGCGCGCTCGTGGCCGCCCTCGCGCTCGCGGGCGCGGTGGCCCTGTTCCTCGGGAGCGCCGGGCTCCCGCCGCGCGCCGTGCTCGCCGCCGTGACCGGGCGCGCGCCGGCGGCGTCGGTCGAGAGCGTCGTCACCCTGTCGATCCGGCTCCCGCGCATCGCCGTCGCGATCCTGGCGGGCGGCGCGCTCGCGGTCGCGGGCGTCGCGTTCCAGGCGCTCACGCGCAACCCGCTCGCCGAGCCGTCGGTGCTGGGCGTCTCCGGCGGCGCCGCGTTCGGCGTCGTGATCGGCCAGAGCGTGGGGCTCGGCCCGGGCCTCCTCCAGGCGGCGGGGCTCACCGCGTTCGCCTTCGCGGGCGCGCTCGCCGCCGCCGGCGCCGTGTACCTCATCGCCGCCGCGGGGCGCGGCCTCCAGATCCAGACGCTGCTCCTCGCCGGCGTGATCGTCGGGATCTTCTTCTCCGCCGCGATCACCGTCGTCGTCTCGCTCCTCGACGTGAACCGGCTGGGCGGCGTGATCCACTGGCTCCTCGGCAACCTCGCGCCGATCCCGCCGCGGCCGCTGGCGCTGTTCGCCGCGCTCGCGGCCGTCGGCTTCGGGCTCGTCCTGGCGCGCGCGCGGGAGCTCAACCTCCTGGCGCTCGGCGAGGAATCGGCCCGGCAGCTCGGCGTGGACGCGGAGCGCCTCAAGCTCGTCATCTTCGTCGCCGCGGCGCTGCTCACGGCGAGCGTGGTCGCCTTCGCCGGGCCCATCGGCTTCGTCGGGCTCGTCGTGCCCCACGCGCTCCGCATGCTCGTGGGGCCGGACAACCGCCTGCTCGTGCCCGCGTCGCTCGTGGGCGGCGGCGTCTTCCTCCTCGCCGCCGACACGGTCGCGCGCAACATCGTGACGCCGGCCGAGCTCTCGGTCGGTGTCATCACCTCGCTCTGCGGCGCGCCCGTCTTCGTCTGGCTCCTGCGCACGCGCTACCGGGGAAGCGTGTGA
- a CDS encoding cobalamin-binding protein produces the protein MRRAVWALALLPALASPAAALTVPDMLGRAVELAAPPARIVSLVPSVTETLFALGAEDRLVGVTDFCDYPPAARRKPSVGGMVNPNLEVIVSLRPDLVVATTEGNREETFAQLRRLGIPTYLVAAHRVADVTALIAHLGELTGRRAAAEALRARLDRRVEAVRRAVAPYKRPRVLYVLWPEPLIVPGREALVTELIRLAGGDSVSAAEADAYPRYSLEAAVAKAPEVILLANHGSNTGPVERERWERLAALPAIRAGRLGQVDGNLLHRYGPRVVDGLEQLARAIHPEAFR, from the coding sequence ATGAGGCGCGCGGTCTGGGCGCTCGCCCTGCTGCCGGCGCTCGCGTCGCCCGCGGCCGCGCTCACGGTGCCGGACATGCTCGGGCGCGCCGTGGAGCTCGCGGCGCCGCCCGCCCGCATCGTCTCGCTCGTCCCGAGTGTGACCGAGACCCTCTTCGCCCTCGGCGCCGAGGACCGTCTCGTCGGCGTGACCGACTTCTGCGACTACCCGCCGGCCGCCCGCCGCAAGCCGAGCGTGGGCGGCATGGTGAACCCGAACCTCGAGGTCATCGTCTCGCTCCGGCCCGACCTCGTCGTCGCGACGACGGAGGGGAACCGCGAGGAGACGTTCGCCCAGCTCCGGCGCCTCGGGATCCCGACGTACCTCGTCGCCGCCCACCGCGTCGCTGACGTCACGGCCCTGATCGCGCACCTGGGCGAGCTCACCGGCCGCCGGGCCGCGGCGGAGGCGCTGAGGGCGCGGCTCGATCGGCGCGTGGAAGCGGTGCGGCGCGCGGTCGCGCCGTACAAGCGCCCGCGCGTCCTCTACGTGCTCTGGCCCGAGCCCCTGATCGTTCCGGGCCGCGAGGCGCTCGTCACCGAGCTGATCCGGCTCGCGGGCGGCGACTCCGTCAGCGCTGCCGAAGCCGACGCCTATCCGCGCTACAGCCTCGAGGCCGCGGTGGCGAAGGCGCCGGAGGTGATCCTCCTCGCCAACCACGGCTCGAACACGGGCCCGGTCGAGCGCGAGCGCTGGGAGCGGCTCGCGGCGCTGCCGGCGATCAGGGCGGGGCGCCTCGGTCAGGTGGACGGCAATCTCCTCCACCGCTACGGCCCCCGGGTCGTGGACGGGCTCGAGCAGCTCGCGCGCGCGATCCACCCGGAGGCCTTCAGGTGA
- a CDS encoding cobyrinate a,c-diamide synthase, which yields MARAIVIGGVATGVGKTTVTLGLLEALRRRGLRVQAFKAGPDFIDPGLHERATGRPSYNLDGWMCGRERVLACVARHAADADVAVVEGVMGCFDGVEPTSEAGSTAELAKWLGAPVVLVLDAWAQARSAAAVVRGFEVFDPGLDVAGVIVNRVGGEAHGRLVLDAIRAGCRAVPLGALARDESLTLPERHLGLVTAVEGALDAEKLRRLGSAVEASIDLGRLLALARVAPPLLDLPGEGRSPSECLSERRGPARSRAVRIGVARDAAFQFYYAENLDLLREAGAELVFWSPLAEPEPPEVDGLYLGGGYPELHAARLAENASARKAVRRLAEARRPIYAECGGLMYLAESLEDADGVAHPMVGLLPARVSMRPRRMALGYTEVAFTGETPLGPAGAAARGHEFHYSTLGPVPESVERVYRIAQRRGEHRAEGYLIGRTLMSYVHLHFASNPALARAFVAACAGSRA from the coding sequence ATGGCGCGCGCGATCGTGATCGGCGGCGTCGCGACGGGCGTCGGCAAGACGACGGTCACGCTGGGCCTGCTCGAGGCGCTCCGCCGACGCGGCCTCCGGGTCCAGGCGTTCAAGGCGGGCCCCGACTTCATCGACCCGGGCCTCCACGAGCGAGCGACCGGGCGTCCCTCCTACAACCTCGACGGCTGGATGTGCGGGCGCGAGCGCGTCCTCGCGTGCGTCGCGCGCCACGCGGCGGACGCCGACGTCGCGGTCGTCGAGGGCGTGATGGGCTGCTTCGACGGCGTCGAGCCCACGAGCGAGGCTGGGTCCACCGCGGAGCTCGCGAAGTGGCTCGGCGCGCCCGTCGTGCTCGTCCTCGACGCGTGGGCCCAGGCGCGGAGCGCCGCGGCGGTGGTGCGCGGCTTCGAGGTCTTCGATCCCGGGCTCGACGTCGCGGGCGTGATCGTGAACCGCGTGGGCGGCGAGGCGCACGGGCGGCTCGTGCTCGACGCGATCCGGGCCGGCTGCCGCGCCGTGCCCCTCGGCGCGCTCGCACGCGACGAGTCGCTCACGCTGCCCGAGCGTCATCTGGGCCTCGTCACGGCCGTCGAGGGCGCGCTCGACGCCGAGAAGCTCCGGCGCCTCGGCTCCGCGGTCGAGGCGTCCATAGATCTCGGCCGCCTCCTGGCGCTCGCGCGCGTCGCCCCGCCCCTCCTGGATTTGCCGGGAGAGGGCAGGTCCCCGAGTGAGTGTCTTTCCGAACGGAGGGGGCCCGCCCGCTCTCGAGCCGTCCGAATCGGCGTGGCTCGCGACGCGGCGTTTCAGTTCTACTACGCCGAGAACCTCGACCTGCTGCGCGAGGCCGGGGCCGAGCTCGTCTTCTGGAGCCCGCTCGCCGAGCCCGAGCCGCCCGAGGTGGACGGCCTCTACCTCGGCGGCGGCTATCCCGAGCTCCACGCGGCGCGGCTTGCCGAGAACGCCTCGGCGAGGAAGGCGGTGCGCCGGCTCGCCGAGGCGCGGCGGCCGATCTACGCCGAGTGCGGCGGCCTCATGTACCTGGCGGAGAGCCTCGAGGACGCCGACGGCGTCGCGCATCCGATGGTCGGCCTGCTTCCCGCGCGGGTGAGCATGCGGCCCCGCCGCATGGCGCTCGGCTACACGGAGGTCGCGTTCACCGGCGAGACGCCGCTCGGGCCGGCCGGCGCGGCGGCGCGCGGCCACGAATTCCATTACTCGACCCTCGGTCCGGTGCCCGAGAGCGTCGAGCGCGTCTACCGGATCGCTCAGCGCCGCGGGGAGCACCGCGCCGAGGGCTATCTGATCGGCCGCACGCTCATGAGCTACGTCCACCTCCACTTCGCCTCGAACCCGGCGCTCGCGCGCGCGTTCGTCGCCGCGTGCGCGGGATCCCGCGCATGA
- the cobT gene encoding nicotinate-nucleotide--dimethylbenzimidazole phosphoribosyltransferase: MLSSLLSSIVAPPAELAAAAQRHLDSLTKPPGSLGRLEELALGLAVLRGGAPAVDRPVIFTFAADHGVVAEGVSAYPQVVTAQMVENFLRGGAAVNVLARQAGARVVVADFGVANPIGRSPELRSCPIAPGTANMTAGPAMTRAQAERAIEQGARLALEAIDGGADLLGTGEMGIGNTTAASAITAALTGAPPERVTGRGTGVDDAVLARKVHVVARALEVNAPDPRDGLDVLAKVGGFEIAGLVGVILAGASRRVPVALDGFISGAAGLVAVTLAPAARGALFASHRSAEPGHAAVLAYLGLEPYLDLDMRLGEGTGAALFVHLARAAARIWSEMATFKSAGVTDKS; encoded by the coding sequence GTGCTGTCCAGTCTCCTTAGCTCGATCGTCGCTCCGCCCGCGGAGCTCGCGGCCGCGGCGCAGCGTCACCTCGACAGTCTCACCAAGCCACCCGGGAGCCTCGGGCGCCTGGAGGAGCTCGCGCTTGGGCTCGCGGTGCTGCGCGGCGGCGCGCCCGCCGTCGACCGGCCCGTGATCTTCACCTTCGCGGCCGACCACGGCGTCGTTGCGGAGGGCGTGAGCGCCTATCCCCAGGTCGTGACGGCGCAGATGGTCGAGAACTTCCTGCGCGGCGGCGCCGCCGTCAACGTGCTCGCGCGGCAGGCCGGAGCGCGCGTGGTCGTCGCCGACTTCGGCGTGGCGAACCCGATCGGCCGCTCGCCCGAGCTCCGCTCCTGCCCGATCGCGCCGGGCACCGCGAACATGACGGCGGGCCCCGCGATGACGCGCGCGCAGGCCGAGCGCGCGATCGAGCAGGGCGCGCGGCTCGCCCTGGAGGCGATCGACGGCGGCGCCGACCTGCTCGGCACCGGCGAGATGGGGATCGGCAACACGACCGCGGCCAGCGCGATCACGGCGGCGCTCACCGGCGCCCCGCCCGAGCGCGTGACGGGGCGCGGCACCGGCGTGGACGACGCGGTGCTCGCGCGGAAGGTCCACGTCGTCGCGCGGGCGCTCGAGGTGAACGCGCCCGACCCGCGCGACGGCCTCGACGTGCTCGCCAAGGTCGGCGGTTTCGAGATCGCGGGACTCGTGGGCGTGATCCTCGCGGGCGCGTCCCGCCGCGTGCCGGTGGCGCTGGACGGGTTCATCTCGGGCGCCGCGGGGCTGGTGGCGGTCACGCTCGCGCCGGCCGCGCGCGGCGCGCTCTTCGCCTCGCACCGCTCGGCCGAGCCGGGCCACGCGGCGGTGCTCGCCTACCTCGGTCTCGAGCCCTACCTCGACCTGGACATGCGGCTGGGCGAGGGGACGGGCGCCGCGCTCTTCGTCCACCTCGCGCGCGCGGCCGCGCGCATCTGGAGCGAGATGGCGACGTTCAAGTCGGCCGGCGTCACGGACAAGAGCTGA
- the cobU gene encoding bifunctional adenosylcobinamide kinase/adenosylcobinamide-phosphate guanylyltransferase has protein sequence MASSLFVLGGARSGKSRFAVAAPSLRGRVAFVATARAADADMARRIARHRAERPRQWTTVEEPHELVACLGRLEGAYDALVVDCLTLWVSNLIQRGDGDDAILDEAEALGKLVGRRASTLTLVSNEVGAGVHPETELGLRFRDLLGFVNQQVAAACDRVVLMVAGIPVTLKSATPPSGPGRDSSAVQSP, from the coding sequence GTGGCTTCATCGCTCTTCGTTCTCGGCGGGGCGCGCAGCGGCAAGAGCCGCTTCGCCGTCGCCGCCCCCTCGCTCCGCGGGCGCGTCGCCTTCGTCGCGACGGCGCGCGCCGCCGACGCGGACATGGCGCGACGGATCGCACGCCACCGGGCCGAGCGGCCCCGGCAATGGACGACGGTCGAGGAGCCCCACGAGCTCGTGGCCTGCCTCGGCCGGCTCGAGGGCGCCTACGACGCGCTCGTCGTGGACTGTCTCACGCTCTGGGTCTCGAACCTGATCCAGCGCGGCGACGGCGACGACGCGATCCTCGACGAGGCCGAGGCCCTCGGGAAGCTCGTCGGCCGCCGCGCCTCGACGCTGACGCTCGTCTCCAACGAGGTGGGCGCGGGCGTCCACCCCGAGACGGAGCTCGGGCTCCGCTTCCGCGACCTCCTCGGCTTCGTCAACCAGCAGGTCGCCGCCGCGTGCGACCGAGTCGTCCTGATGGTCGCGGGCATTCCGGTCACGCTCAAATCCGCCACCCCGCCGTCGGGGCCCGGGAGGGACTCCAGTGCTGTCCAGTCTCCTTAG
- a CDS encoding metal-dependent hydrolase — MEMERRDFLKLAAGALTYSLATEPAWAQTSKIEVQWLGQSTTKITTLTGKVIVIDPWMTTNPKTPPGFKNLDALGKVDVILATHGHFDHTTDVKELAERTGAMVLSPVGLGLRMVDLGWVAPEKAVNFGKSGRVNPLGPQITITQVRAEHSSEVTVTDPVTKKRTTYAAGEPSGFIVELENGFKIYHMGDTGLFGDMRLIGDYYKPDLVMLPIGGFFVMDPRDAAYATKEMLRPKFAIPFHYGTFPVLKGTPQEYQAALGQTTTQVFPLSPGDKQTF, encoded by the coding sequence ATGGAGATGGAGCGACGCGACTTCCTGAAGCTGGCCGCCGGGGCGCTCACCTACTCGCTCGCGACCGAGCCCGCCTGGGCGCAGACGTCGAAGATCGAGGTGCAGTGGCTCGGGCAGTCGACGACGAAGATCACGACGCTCACCGGCAAGGTCATCGTCATCGATCCCTGGATGACCACCAACCCCAAGACCCCGCCCGGCTTCAAGAACCTCGACGCGCTCGGCAAGGTCGACGTGATCCTCGCGACCCACGGCCACTTCGATCACACGACCGACGTGAAGGAGCTCGCCGAGCGCACCGGGGCGATGGTGCTCAGCCCGGTCGGTCTCGGCTTGAGGATGGTCGATCTCGGCTGGGTAGCTCCCGAGAAGGCGGTGAACTTCGGCAAAAGCGGGCGCGTGAATCCGCTCGGCCCGCAGATCACGATCACCCAGGTGCGCGCGGAGCATTCGTCGGAGGTCACCGTCACCGACCCCGTCACCAAGAAGAGGACGACCTATGCGGCCGGCGAGCCCTCGGGCTTCATCGTCGAGCTCGAGAACGGGTTCAAGATCTACCACATGGGCGACACGGGGCTCTTCGGCGACATGCGGCTGATCGGCGACTACTACAAACCGGACCTCGTCATGCTCCCGATCGGCGGCTTCTTCGTCATGGACCCGCGCGACGCGGCCTACGCGACGAAGGAGATGCTCCGGCCGAAGTTCGCGATCCCGTTCCACTACGGGACGTTCCCCGTGCTCAAGGGCACGCCCCAGGAGTACCAGGCGGCGCTCGGCCAGACGACGACGCAGGTCTTCCCGCTGAGCCCGGGCGACAAGCAGACGTTCTAG
- a CDS encoding cyclic nucleotide-binding domain-containing protein encodes MGLIGRMFEGFRVGRDTKIRHLERVPLFEDYSGKELRAIADISKVVEVPERTVLCRQGEPGEEFFIIVDGTALVTVSPQKRVRLRPGEFFGEMSLLDGEPRSATVKAETDLRLLVIERLHFWTFLKQAPEVTERMLVTLSRRIRAHERSQTA; translated from the coding sequence ATGGGGCTCATCGGCCGGATGTTCGAGGGCTTCCGCGTCGGCCGCGACACCAAGATCCGGCACCTCGAGCGCGTGCCGCTCTTCGAGGACTACAGCGGGAAGGAGCTGCGCGCGATCGCCGACATCTCGAAGGTCGTCGAGGTCCCCGAGCGCACGGTGCTCTGCCGCCAGGGCGAGCCGGGCGAGGAGTTCTTCATCATCGTGGACGGCACGGCGCTCGTGACGGTCTCGCCGCAGAAGAGGGTGCGGCTCCGGCCCGGCGAGTTCTTCGGCGAGATGAGCCTGCTCGACGGCGAGCCGCGCTCCGCCACGGTCAAGGCGGAGACCGACCTGCGCCTGCTCGTCATCGAGCGGCTCCACTTCTGGACGTTCCTCAAGCAGGCCCCTGAGGTGACGGAGCGCATGCTCGTCACGCTCTCGCGCCGCATCCGGGCTCACGAGCGCTCGCAGACCGCCTGA